A stretch of the Thunnus thynnus chromosome 7, fThuThy2.1, whole genome shotgun sequence genome encodes the following:
- the taok1a gene encoding serine/threonine-protein kinase TAO1: MPNSSRAGSLKDPDIAELFFKEDPEKLYSDLREIGHGSFGAVYFARDVRTNEVVAIKKMSYSGKQSSEKWQDIIKEVKFLQRIQHPNSIEYKGCYLREHTAWLVMEYCLGSASDLLEVHKKPLQEVEIAAITHGALQGLAYLHSHNMIHRDIKAGNILLTEPGQVKLADFGSASIACPANSFVGTPYWMAPEVILAMDEGQYDGKVDIWSLGITCIELAERKPPLFNMNAMSALYHIAQNESPMLQSSEWTDYFRNFVDSCLQKFPQDRPNSEELLKHAFVQRERPESVLLDLINRTKDAVRELDNLQYRKMKKILFQEAHNGPTTEAQDEEEEPEHSVGRTGTVNSVGSNQSIPSMSISASSQSSSVNSLTDAGDDKSEVDMEGDHTVMSNSSVIHLKPEEETYNEESEPHTRPTEAQSPPAHTPRPKRNREHFATIRTASVLTRQIKEHEQDSELREQILGYKRMRRQHQKQLMALENKLKAEMDEHRLRLDKELENQRNSFAQEMEKLIKKHQASMEKDAKTFTNDEKKFQQHIQSQQKKELNSFLESQKREYKLRKEQLKEELNENQSTPKKEKQEWLSKQKENFQHFQAEEEANLQRRQRQYLDLECRRFKRRILIARHNIEQDLVREELNKRQTQKDLEHAMLLRHHESMQELEFRQLNTIQKTRAELIRLQHQTELTNQQEYNKRRERELRRKHVMEVRQQPKSLKSKELQIKKQFQDTCKIQTRQYKALRNHLLETTPKSEHKAVLKRLKQEQHRKLAILAEQYDHSINEMLSTQALRLDETQEAQCQALRMQLQQELELLNAYQSKIKMQTDAQHDRERKDLEQRVSLRRALLEQKIEEEMLSLQNERLERIRSLLERQAREVEAFDSESMRLGFSNMVLSNISPEALSHSFPGAPGSWSHHQQQHPSGSSPGPHWGSGSLGAASSHQGSHHHYHSSPGGPPMQQGWGQGMQGGGGPQPWGHSSAALVSRSSGGAQNSPQAMGRTPSGGRSEQGMSRSTSVTSQISNGSHLSYT, from the exons ATGCCCAACAGCAGTCGGGCGGGGAGCCTGAAGGACCCCGATATCGCTGAGCTCTTCTTCAAGGAGGACCCAGAAAAGCTCTACTCAGATCTGCGTGAGATCGGACATGGCAGCTTTGGTGCTGTATATTTT GCACGGGATGTGCGGACAAATGAGGTGGTGGCCATCAAGAAGATGTCCTACAGTGGAAAGCAGTCCAGTGAG AAATGGCAAGACATAATCAAGGAGGTGAAATTCCTGCAGAGAATACAACACCCAAACAGCATAGAGTACAAAGGATGTTATCTACGAGAGCACACTGCCTGg CTGGTGATGGAGTATTGTCTTGGCTCAGCTTCAGATTTGTTAGAAG TTCACAAGAAACCTCTACAAGAAGTTGAAATAGCTGCAATTACCCATGGTGCTCTTCAAGGGTTGGCTTATCTTCACTCCCACAACATGATTCACCG AGATATCAAGGCAGGAAACATCTTGCTGACAGAGCCAGGGCAGGTAAAACTAGCAGATTTTGGTTCTGCCTCCATTGCCTGTCCTGCCAACTCCTTTGTTGGGACACCATATTG gatggCCCCAGAAGTAATCTTAGCTATGGATGAGGGTCAGTACGATGGAAAGGTGGACATTTGGTCTTTGGGAATAACCTGCATTGAATTAG CTGAGAGGAAGCCTCCACTATTCAATATGAATGCAATGAGTGCCTTATACCACATAGCACAGAATGAGAGCCCAATGCTGCAGTCTAGTGAATG GACGGATTATTTCCGAAACTTTGTAGATTCTTGCCTTCAGAAATTTCCCCAGGACAGGCCCAACTCTGAGGAGCTCTTAAAG catGCATTTGTCCAGCGTGAGCGACCGGAATCAGTTCTATTAGACCTGATAAATCGAACTAAGGATGCGGTGCGGGAGCTGGACAATTTGCAATATCGCAAAATGAAGAAGATCTTGTTTCAGGAAGCCCACAATGGCCCCACAACTGAGGCACAAGATGAAGAGGAG GAGCCAGAGCACAGTGTGGGTAGAACGGGTACAGTGAACAGCGTGGGGAGCAATCAATCCATTCCCAGTATGTCAATCAGTGCAAGTTCCCAGAGCAGTTCTGTTAACAGTCTAACAGATGCAGGTGATGATAAGAGTGAGGTGGACATGGAGGGAGACCACACAGTGATGTCCAACAGCTCTGTCATACACCTCAAACCG GAGGAAGAGACATACAATGAAGAGTCAGAACCTCACACCCGGCCAACTGAGGCACAGTCCCCGCCTGCACACACTCCACGGCCAAAACGAAACCGCGAACACTTTGCCACTATACGCACAGCCTCAGTG CTCACCCGCCAGATTAAAGAGCACGAGCAGGATTCCGAGTTAAGGGAGCAGATATTAGGGTACAAGCGCATGCGGCGGCAGCACCAGAAACAGCTGATGGCTCTGGAAAACAAGCTGAAGGCTGAGATGGATGAGCACAGACTCCGTCTGGACAAGGAGCTGGAGAATCAGCGGAATAGCTTTGCCCAGGAGATGGAGAAACTGATAAAGAAGCACCAGGCATCCATGGAGAAAgat gcAAAAACATTTACCAATGATGAGAAGAAGTTCCAACAGCATATCCAGAGCCAGCAGAAGAAAGAGCTCAACAGCTTCCTAGAATCCCAGAAACGGGAGTACAAACTTCGCAAGGAACAACTCAAAGAG GAATTGAATGAAAACCAGTCAACACCCAAGAAGGAAAAGCAGGAATGGTTGTCCAAGCAGAAGGAGAACTTCCAACACTTCCaagcagaggaggaggccaACTTGCAGCGCAGACAGAGGCAGTACCTGGACCTGGAGTGCCGCAGGTTCAAACGGAGGATCTTGATTGCTCGCCACAATATTGAACAGGACCTAGTGCGTGAG GAGCTAAACAAGCGTCAGACCCAGAAGGACTTGGAACATGCCATGCTTCTGCGGCACCATGAGTCCATGCAAGAGCTGGAGTTCCGCCAGCTCAACACCATCCAAAAGACGAGAGCTGAGCTGATCCGCCTGCAGCACCAGACGGAGCTCACCAACCAGCAGGAGTACAacaagaggagggagagggaacTCAGACGCAAACATGTTATGGAGGTTCGCCAGCAACCCAAGAGCCTCAAG TCCAAAGAGCTACAGATCAAGAAGCAGTTCCAGGACACATGTAAGATCCAGACCAGGCAGTACAAGGCACTGAGGAATCATCTGCTGGAGACAACACCAAAGTCAGAGCACAAGGCTGTGCTGAAGCGTCTGAAGCAGGAGCAACACCGCAAACTCGCTATCTTGGCAGAGCAGTATGACCACTCCATCAATGAGATGCTTTCCACTCAGGCG CTACGTCTGGATGAGACTCAGGAGGCTCAGTGCCAAGCCCTACGAATGCAGCTCCAGCAGGAGCTGGAGCTTCTAAACGCCTATCAGAGCAAGATCAAGATGCAGACAGATGCCCAGCACGACCGTGAGAGGAAGGACCTGGAGCAGAGGGTGTCACTCCGAAGGGCTCTGCTGGAACAGaag atCGAGGAGGAGATGTTGTCTTTGCAGAATGAACGCCTGGAGCGAATCCGGAGCCTGCTGGAACGTCAAGCCCGAGAAGTCGAGGCTTTTGACTCAGAGAGTATGCGCCTGGGCTTCAGCAACATGGTGCTATCAAACATCTCTCCAGAGGCCCTCAGCCATAGCTTTCCCGGGGCTCCAGGAAGTTGGAGTCACCATCAGCAACAGCACCCATCTGGGAGCTCTCCAGGGCCACACTGGGGCAGTGGCAGTTTGGGCGCAGCATCAAGCCACCAAGGCAGCCATCACCACTATCACTCCAGTCCAGGAGGGCCACCTATGCAGCAAGGCTGGGGGCAAGGCATGCAGGGAGGTGGGGGTCCCCAACCATGGGGCCACTCATCAGCAGCCCTGGTCTCTCGCAGCAGTGGAGGTGCACAGAACAGCCCCCAAGCAATGGGGAGGACACCCTCGGGAGGGCGCAGTGAGCAGGGCATGAGCAGGAGTACCAGTGTCACCTCTCAAATATCTAACGGGTCACACCTTTCCTACACATAA